Within the Butyrivibrio sp. AE3004 genome, the region ACTTGAGGAAGGAATAAGCGATGATCCCGAGAGCATGGCATTTTACTGTGATGTGATAAGAGATGAAGCATCAAAAATGGATACGCTTGTAAAAAAACTTCTTACCTTAAATCAGCTTGAATTCGGTAATGATGTTGCTCAAATGGAAAGATTTGATATTACGGAAACTATAAAGAATTACGTAAAATCTGCCGATATATTAACGAAACAGAAAAACGCCAAAGTCCAGATGGCAGAATATCCTTCCATATATGTGTGGGCTGATGAATTCAAGACGGAAGAGGTTTTGATGAATTATTACAGTAATGCGCTTAATCATATTGGCGGAGATAATATCATTGAAATAAAGCTTACACAACTTGAAGATAAGGTTAGGATATCGGTTTTCAATACAGGTGAACCGATACCGGAAGACAGCATAAATCATATATGGGAGAAATTTTATAAAGTTGACAAGGCTCGTACACGGGAATACGGAGGAAGTGGTGTAGGTCTGTCAATAGTAAAGGCTATAATGGAATCTATGCATCAGCAGTATGGCGTTCAAAATTATGATAATGGTGTGGAGTTTTGGTTTGAGCTTGAGACAAGGTAAAACCTTATGGAGGCGTTTATGATAAAACGTGTTTTAAAGGCTTTGACTGCAGGACTTACAGTGGGGATATTACTGACAGGATGCGGATCTCAATTTCCTGAGATGACTGATGAAGAATATAACCAGACAGTTCAGTATGCTGTGAGCATATTGATGAAATATTCTAATAATGGTGTGGAAAGACTTTCCTCACTTAGTTCTCTTGAGCTTGAAAGACAAATGGAGAAAGAGGCACGTGAAGCAAGAAAAGCGGAACGTGATGCTGCAACTGCTGAGGCTATTGCTAATATGCCTAAAAATCCTGAGGAAGGATCGGAAGATACTTCAACAAATGAGAAAAAAGATGAAACGGTAATCGCTGAAAACAATGATGAACAACTTGATCTTGCAAACAATTCAGATACAGGCGAGGAGGAAGACAATACCGAAGAACCTTTAAACAATGGCTTTGATAACAGTGATTCAAATAATGAATCAAAGGATGATCTGGATAATCTCCTCGAAAAATTTGGAGATGATCTTGATCAGGGTATAAAAAATGCAGGAGGCACAGAAGAAAATACTGAGGATAAAGAGAATGAAGAAACTGCTGAAAATCCTACTCCTGCAAAGATTAGCAATGAACCTGTTACAGATGAAGGCAATGAAGAATTAACAAGTGAAGCGGATAAAACAGTTGAGGGAATGAGAGAAGAGATTTCTAAAGGAATTTTTCTTACTTATTCCGGCTATAGTGTTGCAGGTTCGTATCCTGATAACGATGATATATTTGTTATAAATGCAACTTCAGGGAAAAAGCTTCTTATATTGAATTTTAGAATAGCAAATACAAATTCAACAGATGTATCTGTAGATATGGTAAAGGCAAATCCACATTTTCAGGTTATTCTTAACGGAAAAAATGTAGGATATACAAATGTGACTATGCTTGATAATGATTTAAGTTCATTTAAGGGAACAATTCCTGCAGGAACTAAAAAAAGCATGGTACTAATTAAACAGATGGATTCTTCAAAACTTAAAAATGTAGATTCTCTGGGTCTTATTGGAGATCTTCGCGGTGAGATAATAGAATTCAAGCTTGAATAATCCAAAAATATGAATAGAAGCCCTCATATATACATTTTTATTGAAAGGCATTTTGTGATTTTGATAATAAAAGTATATATGGGGGATTTGTATTATTTTTTTTATCAAAGCCTATATACTAATTGCTTAAAATCTTTTATTATAATTTTATACAAAATTCATTTATTAAAATTGTATAAATTTTTTCGTAATTGTGTAAAATTCGTGATATACTGATTTAGTTAAAAAGAAACTATATGTTTTTAATGAGGTAAGAATGATGAAACAGTTAAATGATTATGTTAGAACTATACCTGATTTTCCCGAACCCGGTATTATGTTCCGTGATATTACTACTGTATTGCAGGATCCTGATGGACTTCAGCTTGCTATAAATGAGATGCAGAATCTTGTAAAGGATATTGACTTTGATGTTGTTGTAGGTGCCGAGTCCAGAGGATTCATTTTTGGTACGGCAATTGCATATAATATGAAGAAGGGATTTGCAATGGCTCGTAAGAAGGGCAAACTTCCCTGTGAAACAATTTCCGAGGAATATGAGCTTGAGTATGGCACTGCATCAATGGAGATGCATGTTGATGCTATCAAACCCGGACAGAAGGTTATTATTGTTGATGATCTTATTGCAACAGGCGGTACTCTTAAGGCTATGATTAAGCTTGTTGAGAAGCTTGGCGGTGAAGTAGCCGGTATTCTTGTGCTGATGGAGCTTAAGGGACTTGAAGGCAGAAAAGCACTTGGTGATTACAAGCTTTATTCTGCTCTTTCATACGAAGGAAAATAACTTATTTAGCGGAGCATAATTATGGGACAGACAGAATTTGATGATGGAAAAATTGAATCAATCGATGAATTTCAGTCTCCCGAAGTCCTCTATGAAGGGCTTATTACCCGTGTCCGCAGATATCATCCTTCCGATGATATTACTTTGATTGAAAAGGCTTATCAGGCTGCTGCTGAGGCTCACAAGGATCAGCGACGCAAGTCAGGTGAGCCTTATATTATTCATCCTCTGTGCGTTTCAATTATCTTGGCTGACCTGGAGATGGATAAGGAGACAATTGCTGCAGGCTTATTACATGATGTGGTTGAGGATACGATTTATACCAAGGAGCAGGTTGAACAACAATTTGGTGCTGATGTTGCCCTTTTGGTTGATGGTGTTACAAAACTGCAGGGACTTGAACTTTCAGGAGACTATGCAAGTAAGACGCCGGATCAGATGGAAATGCAGGCTCAGAATTTACGAAAAATGTTTCTTGCCATGGCAAAGGATATCAGAGTTATACTTATAAAGCTTGCTGACAGACTTCATAATATGCGTACTCTAAAGCATATGCCACCAGAGAAACAGCAAAGAATAGCACAGGAAACACTAGATATCTACAGCCCTATAGCAGGACGCCTTGGTATCAGCAAAATTAAAATTGAACTCGATGATCTTTCTCTTAAGTATCTGGAACCTGATATTTATTATGACCTTGTAAAAAGGGTTGCTCAGAGAAAGGTTGAGAGAGAAAAATATGTTGATGAGATCTGTGATGTTGTAAGAGAACATATAAGTGATGCTGGTATTCCCGGTGAAGTGAACGGAAGAGTAAAACATTTCTTCAGCATTTATAAAAAGATGCATAATCAGGGAAAGACCTTAGACCAGATATATGATCTTTTTGCAGTTAGAATAATCGTTGATTCTGTAAAAGACTGTTATGCAGCGCTTGGTGTAATTCATGAAATGTACAAGCCTATTCCGGGCAGATTCAAGGATTACATTGCAATGCCAAAGCCTAATATGTATCAGTCTCTTCATACAACCTTGATTGGTGCAACAGGCCAACCTTTTGAAATACAGATCAGAACTTATGAGATGCATCGTGCGGCTGAATATGGTATTGCTGCACATTGGAAATATAAGGAAGCATCTGATGGTAAACATGTAGAAGGGCAGGAAGAAGAAAAACTGACATGGCTAAGACAGATTCTTGAATGGCAACAGGATATGTCGGACAATCAGGAATTCATGAATCTGCTTAAGAGTGATCTTAATCTGTTTTCCGAAGATGTTTATTGTTTTACACCAAATGGTGAGGTCAAAAATCTTCCGGCAGGTTCTACTCCCATCGATTTTGCTTACAGTATTCACAGCGCTGTCGGTAACAAGATGATTGGGGCTAAGGTAAACGGTAAGCTTGTTCCGATTGATTACAGAATTCAGAATGGCGACAGAATAGAAATACTTACCAGCCAAAATTCTAAAGGTCCTAGCAGAGACTGGCTTAGCATTGTCGGAAGCACATCGACTAAGAATAAGATAAACCAGTGGTTCAGACATGAATTCAAAGAAGAAAATGTTAGCAGGGGTAAGGAAGCACTTGTTGAGTATTGTAAGGCAAAGGGCATTGATATATACAATGTTATGAAGCCTGAATATCAGAACCTCATTGTCAGAAAGTATGGCTTTCATAGCTGGGATGCGGTACTTGCTGCTGTAGGCCATGGTGGTCTTAAGGAAGGTCAGGTAGTTAATAAGATACTTGAACTTTATGATAAAGATCATAAGCAGAACATGACTGATGAAGAGGTTCTTGCTGCTGTTGCCGAATCCAATGTCACACCGAGAATTAGCAGTAGTGGCAGTGCTATCATTGTAAAAGGAATTCATGACGTAGCAGTAAGATTTTCAAAGTGTTGTAATCCTGTTCCCGGCGACCCGATTGTTGGATTTGTTACAAGAGGACGAGGCGTTTCAATCCATAGAAAGGATTGCGTTAATGTTCGGGCGATGCAGAATGAGGATAGAACAAGACTCATCGAGGCAAAATGGGAGAGCCATGCACTCGGTGAGAAATATGTTGCAACTATTAATATTTTTGCAAATAACAGGTCCGGGCTTTTAGCGGATGTTTCCAGAGCTCTTACTGAAAAGAATGTGGATATTTTATCTATGAACACCAGAACAAGTAAACAGGGGCTTGCTACTATGGAAACTTCTTTCCAGGTATCAAGCAGAGAAGAGCTTGGAGAGATTGTTGATAAAATAAGGAATATAGACAGTGTTATTGATATTGAGAGAACTACTGGCTGACAAATTTTTGAACTAAGCGCATTCATATGCGCTTAGTATGTTTTTGCAGTTAATTTGGTAGTTATCGTTTATGGATTATTGCGGCGGCAAATTCAGGAAGGGTTTTTTACAATGAAAAATAAAGAAATAGGAACTGTGGCAGTTGGATCAATGTGCCTGGGAATGGTACAGACTAACTGCTATTTTGTTTTTAAGGAAGATGGTAAAGATCATAGTAGTAATACAAATGTTGAATCGGAAGAGCTTACACCCGTGATTGTCTTTGATCCTGCAGACAGGGGAGAACTAATTTATAACGAACTTAAAAAACGCGGTTTTCGTGTTGCAGCTATATACCTTACACATGCTCATTTTGACCATATCGGGGGTGTGGATGATTTACGAAAGCTCTCCGGAGCAAAGGTATTTGTTTATGAAAAGGAAAAAAGACTTTGCGAAGATCCATCATATAATCTGTCAATCGATTATGGAATGAACCTTACGGTAAAACCTGATAAATATCTTACGGATGGTGAAATTTGCGAGGATGCAGGCTTGAAATTTAAACTTATTGCCACACCCGGACATACGGAAGGAAGCTGCTGCTATTATTTCGAAGAGGGCAATATACTTATAAGCGGGGATACGCTATTTGAAGGCTCTGTTGGAAGGACGGATTTTCCTACAGGCTCAATGAGTCAGCTTGTACGTTCATGCCATGATAAGCTTTTTGTTCTTCCAGATAATACTGTTGTGTATCCCGGACATGGTGAAACAACCACAATAGGTTATGAAAAAATGTATAATTCATTTTTATAATACTTTTTCAGGCATATTATTGCCTGTATTTAAAATTGAATGATAAAGGAATAAGTAATGATTTTAGTCAGGATAAATAAAGATAGATACAAATATGACATACATTCTCTTGTAAAAGCTTTTTACCCAAAAGAAGATGTAAGCGTTGTAACAGACGAAGAGTATGAAAATAAAGAGATAGATGAAAAGTTAATTTCATTTAGAATCGAAATAGATTTTTCAGAGGATGCCGGTAAGATTACCATGAAGATAATCAGAAAGGATGGAACAATCTGTGAAGCATCTGTTGTTTGCGATAATGAAACCGGTGGTTCCGACAGCTCTACAAACGGAACGAAATCTTCGCTTTCTACTCCTAAAAATGCATTAAAGCAAATGATGTACAGGGAACTTACGAAGGAAATAGGACATGAACTTCCCTGGGGATCGCTCACCGGTATCAGACCTACAAGAATTCCAATGCAAATGCTCGAAGCAGGTAAAGATGTATCTGATATAAAAAAATATATGAAAGAGACCTTCTTTGTATCAGATGAAAAAACAAATCTTGCATATAACATTGCCATAAGAGAAAAAGCAATACTTGATGACATAAATTATAAAGATGGATACAGTATTTATCTTGGAATACCTTTCTGCCCTACAACATGTCTTTATTGTTCCTTTACATCTTTTCCGATAGTAACGTGGGCTAAAAAAGTTGATTCCTATTTAAGCTGCCTTGAAAA harbors:
- a CDS encoding adenine phosphoribosyltransferase, which produces MKQLNDYVRTIPDFPEPGIMFRDITTVLQDPDGLQLAINEMQNLVKDIDFDVVVGAESRGFIFGTAIAYNMKKGFAMARKKGKLPCETISEEYELEYGTASMEMHVDAIKPGQKVIIVDDLIATGGTLKAMIKLVEKLGGEVAGILVLMELKGLEGRKALGDYKLYSALSYEGK
- a CDS encoding RelA/SpoT family protein, which codes for MGQTEFDDGKIESIDEFQSPEVLYEGLITRVRRYHPSDDITLIEKAYQAAAEAHKDQRRKSGEPYIIHPLCVSIILADLEMDKETIAAGLLHDVVEDTIYTKEQVEQQFGADVALLVDGVTKLQGLELSGDYASKTPDQMEMQAQNLRKMFLAMAKDIRVILIKLADRLHNMRTLKHMPPEKQQRIAQETLDIYSPIAGRLGISKIKIELDDLSLKYLEPDIYYDLVKRVAQRKVEREKYVDEICDVVREHISDAGIPGEVNGRVKHFFSIYKKMHNQGKTLDQIYDLFAVRIIVDSVKDCYAALGVIHEMYKPIPGRFKDYIAMPKPNMYQSLHTTLIGATGQPFEIQIRTYEMHRAAEYGIAAHWKYKEASDGKHVEGQEEEKLTWLRQILEWQQDMSDNQEFMNLLKSDLNLFSEDVYCFTPNGEVKNLPAGSTPIDFAYSIHSAVGNKMIGAKVNGKLVPIDYRIQNGDRIEILTSQNSKGPSRDWLSIVGSTSTKNKINQWFRHEFKEENVSRGKEALVEYCKAKGIDIYNVMKPEYQNLIVRKYGFHSWDAVLAAVGHGGLKEGQVVNKILELYDKDHKQNMTDEEVLAAVAESNVTPRISSSGSAIIVKGIHDVAVRFSKCCNPVPGDPIVGFVTRGRGVSIHRKDCVNVRAMQNEDRTRLIEAKWESHALGEKYVATINIFANNRSGLLADVSRALTEKNVDILSMNTRTSKQGLATMETSFQVSSREELGEIVDKIRNIDSVIDIERTTG
- a CDS encoding MBL fold metallo-hydrolase, which gives rise to MKNKEIGTVAVGSMCLGMVQTNCYFVFKEDGKDHSSNTNVESEELTPVIVFDPADRGELIYNELKKRGFRVAAIYLTHAHFDHIGGVDDLRKLSGAKVFVYEKEKRLCEDPSYNLSIDYGMNLTVKPDKYLTDGEICEDAGLKFKLIATPGHTEGSCCYYFEEGNILISGDTLFEGSVGRTDFPTGSMSQLVRSCHDKLFVLPDNTVVYPGHGETTTIGYEKMYNSFL